One Brassica napus cultivar Da-Ae chromosome C4, Da-Ae, whole genome shotgun sequence genomic region harbors:
- the LOC111212509 gene encoding uncharacterized protein LOC111212509: MVWSINQLDISNAFLNGDLHEEIYMKLPPGYAELTGETLPPNAVCRLHKSIYGLKQASRQWFLKLSSTLCAMGFEKAHGDHTLFTRSKNGTFLAILIYVDDILIVSNQDSLVVEFKCALQAHFKLRDLGEAKYYLGLEIARSAEGISLCQRKYTLELLSTTGFLASKPSTIPLDPIVKLSKEEGTLLPDGMAYRKLVGKLMYLQITRPDICYAVNTLCQFSSAPREPHLNAVHKLLRYLKGTVGQGLFFSTDNNFDVRAFSDSDWGTCKDSRRSVTGYCIFVGDSLVSWRSKKQDTVSCSTAEAEFRAMWSVTKELIWLTRLIVILKAPFQMPTHLYCDNVSALYIANNSVYHERTKHVEMDCYKIREHIDSGFLKTMFVRTGNQLADTLTKALHPAPFRELISKMGLLNIFAPPS; encoded by the coding sequence ATGGTATGGTCGATTAATCAGCTTGATATATCGAATGCATTTCTCAATGGAGACTTACATGAGGAGATATATATGAAGTTGCCTCCGGGTTATGCAGAACTCACAGGAGAGACATTACCTCCAAATGCTGTTTGTCGATTACACAAGTCCATTTATGGACTTAAACAAGCATCAAGGCAATGGTTTTTGAAGCTTTCATCTACCTTATGTGCTATGGGGTTTGAGAAGGCACATGGTGATCATACCTTATTCACGAGGAGTAAGAATGGTACTTTTCTTGCGATTCTGATATACGTCGATGATATATTGATTGTCAGTAATCAAGACTCGCTGGTAGTTGAGTTCAAGTGTGCTTTACAAGCTCATTTTAAGCTGCGTGATCTTGGTGAGGCCAAGTATTATCTTGGATTGGAGATAGCAAGATCAGCTGAGGGAATTTCTCTGTGTCAGAGAAAATATACTCTGGAGCTATTGTCTACTACTGGTTTTCTTGCAAGCAAACCATCTACTATCCCTTTGGATCCTATCGTCAAGTTATCCAAAGAAGAGGGGACTTTGTTGCCAGATGGTATGGCTTACAGAAAactagtggggaagttgatgTATCTACAGATAACGAGACCAGATATTTGCTATGCCGTCAACACATTATGCCAGTTCTCCAGTGCCCCAAGAGAACCTCATCTCAATGCGGTCCATAAACTCTTGCGTTATTTGAAAGGAACAGTGGGTCAAGGTTTATTCTTCTCAACAGATAACAACTTTGATGTACGAGCTTTCTCTGATTCGGATTGGGGTACATGTAAGGATTCAAGAAGATCTGTCACTGGATACTGCATTTTTGTGGGTGATTCATTGGTATCTTGGAGATCTAAGAAGCAGGATACTGTCTCATGTAGCACAGCGGAAGCAGAGTTCAGAGCGATGTGGTCTGTAACGAAGGAGTTGATCTGGTTGACTCGATTGATAGTCATTTTGAAGGCACCATTCCAGATGCCTACTCATCTATACTGTGACAATGTCTCTGCCTTATACATTGCTAATAACTCAGTTTATCATGAGAGGACTAAGCATGTGGAGATGGATTGCTACAAGATAAGAGAGCATATTGACAGTGGGTTTCTCAAGACTATGTTTGTACGAACAGGAAACCAACTTGCAGATACACTAACCAAGGCTTTACACCCAGCTCCTTTCCGAGAGCTCATAAGCAAGATGGGATTGCTCAATATCTTTGCacctccatcttga
- the LOC106436672 gene encoding putative F-box protein At3g20030, translated as MVWNPYLGQTRWIQPGRTPYYSSEYALGYDNNSCNHKILRYIIDYGEEEFEIYDFISDTWRTLDLDVTPDWGWGWGWGGEAFRLTTSVKGNTYFMYYERGDETYPDIFLCFDFTRERFGEKLHLPWSNSTPFSSFGEEKLAALSGTEIWVTTKVEPNEVLWTNFLKLDLESIPRFTRRSLFIDEEKKRAVIFTYGCYDSLKIEKEYYNAAYIIGENDFFKTVYLGETNPTHVHFRPGKMVYFNMDFTHRAFSFANFAVVRISS; from the coding sequence ATGGTGTGGAACCCGTATTTGGGACAAACAAGGTGGATACAACCAGGAAGAACACCTTACTACTCATCAGAATATGCTCTCGGATACGACAACAACAGTTGTAACCACAAAATCTTGAGGTATATTATCGATTATGGTGAGGAAGAATTTGAAATCTACGATTTTATTTCTGATACATGGAGGACTCTTGATCTTGATGTCACTCCGGACTGGGGCTGGGGCTGGGGCTGGGGTGGAGAGGCCTTCCGTCTCACCACATCGGTGAAAGGAAATACTTACTTTATGTACTATGAAAGAGGTGATGAGACGTACCCTGATAtctttctctgttttgattTCACAAGAGAAAGATTTGGAGAGAAGCTTCATCTCCCTTGGTCTAATTCTACTCCATTCTCTTCTTTTGGAGAAGAGAAACTAGCGGCTTTATCTGGAACTGAAATTTGGGTTACAACTAAGGTTGAGCCTAATGAGGTGTTGTGGACCAACTTTTTAAAACTTGATTTGGAATCTATCCCTCGTTTTACACGTCGCAGCTTATTCATTGATGAAGAGAAGAAACGTGCTGTGATTTTTACTTATGGCTGTTATGACAGTCTTAAGATTGAGAAGGAATACTACAACGCAGCTTACATCATTGGAGAGAATGACTTCTTTAAAACAGTGTATCTTGGAGAAACTAACCCTACTCATGTTCATTTTCGTCCGGGGAAAATGGTCTATTTCAACATGGATTTTACGCATCGTGCCTTTTCCTTCGCGAACTTTGCAGTAGTGCGTATTTCATcatga